Proteins encoded in a region of the Synechococcus sp. BIOS-U3-1 genome:
- a CDS encoding phage holin family protein, translated as MGLIGWLLQWPVRALVLLLVAAMPLGVELAGFQAAFSSAVTIGLLGTLLILPLKFVLALPWAVSSLGGLIAPVNWLFDWLITVILFGLAASLIDGFRLKEGLRSAVLGAVAYSIISAVFIRVLGLADVGVIRAAVGG; from the coding sequence ATGGGCCTGATCGGCTGGTTGTTGCAGTGGCCTGTTCGAGCCTTGGTGTTGCTGCTCGTTGCAGCGATGCCCCTGGGTGTCGAGCTGGCTGGTTTTCAGGCGGCTTTTTCATCTGCCGTCACCATTGGTTTGCTGGGCACGCTTCTGATTCTTCCTTTGAAATTCGTGTTGGCGCTTCCCTGGGCTGTATCCAGCCTTGGCGGATTGATCGCCCCAGTCAACTGGCTGTTCGACTGGTTGATCACTGTGATTCTGTTTGGCTTGGCGGCGTCATTAATTGATGGTTTTCGTCTGAAGGAAGGCTTGCGCAGTGCCGTGCTCGGTGCCGTGGCTTACAGCATTATTAGTGCTGTCTTTATCCGAGTCCTTGGCCTGGCTGATGTTGGGGTCATTCGTGCTGCTGTAGGAGGCTGA
- a CDS encoding DUF2973 domain-containing protein, with protein MSSALIPLAYTAACAFVLLSAFRGMALTFKKQSRHGDRTGLKTTHPELLDENGFITKEELLVVHFGGIDGNALSVNS; from the coding sequence ATGTCTTCTGCACTGATCCCTCTGGCGTACACCGCAGCTTGCGCGTTTGTACTTTTATCGGCCTTTCGTGGTATGGCTCTCACTTTTAAAAAGCAATCCAGGCATGGCGACAGAACAGGATTAAAAACTACTCACCCTGAATTGCTTGATGAAAATGGGTTTATCACCAAAGAAGAATTACTCGTTGTTCACTTCGGTGGCATCGACGGTAATGCATTGTCTGTTAACTCTTAA